Proteins from a genomic interval of Medicago truncatula cultivar Jemalong A17 chromosome 3, MtrunA17r5.0-ANR, whole genome shotgun sequence:
- the LOC25489745 gene encoding F-box protein SKP2A, with the protein MVGKDNLKTEDLNLFFENLMMVAGGEKGGNMKVGVITEWKDIPVELLMQILSLVDDQTVIRVSGVCRGWRDSIYFGLARLSLSWCNKNMNNLVLSLVPKFAKLQTLILRQDKPQLDDNVVGTIANFCHDLQILDLSKSFKLTDRSLYAIAHGCRDLTKLNISGCSAFSDNALAYLAGFCRKLKVLNLCGCVRAASDTALQAIGHYCNQLQSLNLGWCDKVGDVGVMSLAYGCPDLRTVDLCGCVYITDDSVIALANGCPHLRSLGLYFCKNITDNAMYSLAQSKVKNRMWGSVKGGNDEDGLRTLNISQCTSLTPSAVQAVCDSSPALHTCSGRHSLIMSGCLNLTEVHCACAGHAHRAMNAFPHPAH; encoded by the exons ATGGTTGGGAAGGATAATTTAAAGACTGAggatttgaatttgttttttgagaATCTTATGATGGTTGCTGGTGGTGAGAAAGGAGGGAACATGAAGGTTGGTGTGATCACTGAATGGAAGGATATTCCTGTTGAGCTTTTGATGCAGATTCTGTCTCTTGTGGATGATCAGACTGTGATTCGAGTTTCTGGTGTTTGTCGTGGTTGGAGAGATTCTATTTACTTTGGCCTTGCTCGTTTATCACTCTCTTG GTGTAACAAGAACATGAACAACTTGGTCCTATCTCTTGTTCCCAAGTTTGCAAAACTGCAAACTCTAATCCTTCGTCAAGATAAGCCACAACTGGACGACAATGTTGTTGGCACTATTGCAAATTTCTGTCATGACCTGCAGATTCTTGACCTCAGCAAAAGTTTCAAGCTCACTGATCGCTCACTGTACGCTATCGCTCATGGTTGCCGCGATCTTACAAAACTAAATATCAGTGGATGTTCAGCATTTAGTGACAATGCTCTGGCCTACCTTGCTGGTTTCTGTAGAAAACTGAAAGTTCTAAATCTCTGTGGATGTGTTAGagcagcttctgatactgcacTTCAG GCTATTGGACACTACTGCAATCAGTTGCAGTCTTTGAACCTTGGATGGTGTGACAAAGTTGGTGATGTTGGAGTGATGAGTCTAGCATATGGTTGTCCTGATCTAAGGACAGTTGATTTGTGTGGCTGTGTCTATATAACAG ATGATAGTGTGATTGCTTTGGCAAACGGATGCCCTCACCTGAGGTCCCTTGGACTGTACTTCTGCAAGAACATAACAGACAATGCAATGTATTCATTGGCACAAAGCAAAGTGAAGAACAGGATGTGGGGATCTGTGAAAGGAGGAAATGATGAAGATGGACTAAGGACATTGAACATCAGCCAGTGCACTTCACTCACTCCTTCAGCTGTTCAGGCGGTTTGTGACTCATCTCCTGCTCTCCACACATGCTCAGGGAGGCATTCACTCATCATGAGTGGCTGTCTCAATTTGACCGAAGTCCATTGTGCGTGTGCTGGTCATGCACACCGTGCAATGAACGCTTTCCCCCATCCTGCTCATTAA